Proteins found in one Triticum aestivum cultivar Chinese Spring chromosome 4D, IWGSC CS RefSeq v2.1, whole genome shotgun sequence genomic segment:
- the LOC123097934 gene encoding probable protein phosphatase 2C 30, with protein MSEIRRDVPEGAGAGAEGKGAESHVGSRAARRRRMEIRRHRLVAERGAEEVSRKRRKLDEESSSTDEEEIEPAKYGVTSVCGRRRDMEDAVSIRPEFLPGHHFFGVFDGHGCSHVATSCGERMHEIVVEEAGGARSSGSDDADRWMGVMERSFARMDAEAVSSRSRASGAPTCRCELQLPKCDHVGSTAVVAVVGPRHLVVANCGDSRAVIGRGGAAIPLSSDHKPDRPDELERIQAAGGRVIFWDGARVFGVLAMSRAIGDSYLKPFVIPDPEVRVLERKDGDDEFLILASDGLWDVVSNEVACHVVRSCVRSKAKRRGGRSSPTSNLSPRQSSGSGSGSGSSSGDEAQNDGGGCADARSDSDDEESGEEVDEACAEAAILLTKLAIARQSSDNVSVVVVNLRRRRPRF; from the exons ATGTCGGAGATCCGCCGCGACGTGCCggagggggcgggggcgggggcggagggGAAGGGCGCCGAGTCCCACGTCGGCAGCCGAGCGGCGCGGCGCCGGAGGATGGAGATACGGCGGCATAGACTGGTGGCCGAGCGTGGCGCGGAGGAGGTGTCCAGGAAGAGGCGGAAGCTGGACGAGGAATCCTCCTCGACGGACGAGGAGGAGATTGAGCCCGCCAAGTACGGCGTCACGTCGGTGTGCGGACGCCGGAGGGACATGGAAGACGCGGTTTCTATCCGGCCCGAGTTcctccccggccaccacttcttcgGGGTCTTCGACGGCCATGGCTGCTCGCAT GTTGCAACGTCGTGCGGGGAGCGGATGCACGAGATCGTGGTCGAGGAGGCCGGCGGCGCCCGCTCGTCGGGGTCGGACGACGCGGACCGGTGGATGGGTGTCATGGAGAGGAGCTTCGCGCGGATGGACGCCGAGGCCGTGAGCTCAAGGTCAAGGGCCAGCGGAGCGCCCACCTGCCGGTGCGAGTTGCAGCTGCCCAAGTGCGACCACGTCGGCTCCACGGCCGTCGTCGCCGTGGTCGGCCCTCGCCACCTCGTCGTCGCCAACTGCGGTGACAGCCGTGCCGTCATCGGCCGCGGGGGCGCCGCCATCCCACTCTCATCCGACCACAAG CCGGATCGGCCCGACGAGCTGGAGCGGATCCAAGCGGCCGGAGGGCGCGTCATCTTCTGGGACGGCGCCCGCGTCTTCGGCGTGCTAGCCATGTCACGGGCCATTGGAGACAGCTACCTGAAGCCATTCGTGATACCCGACCCGGAGGTGAGGGTCCTGGAGAGGAAGGACGGCGATGACGAGTTCCTCATCCTCGCCAGCGACGGCCTGTGGGACGTGGTGAGCAACGAGGTCGCGTGCCACGTGGTGCGGTCGTGCGTGCGGAGCAAGGCGAAGCGCCGCGGGGGGCGGTCGAGCCCGACCTCCAACCTGAGCCCCAGACAGAGCAGTggaagcggcagcggcagcggtagCAGCAGCGGCGACGAAGCCCAGAACGACGGTGGCGGTTGTGCGGACGCACGCTccgatagcgacgacgaggagagcggcgaggaGGTGGACGAAGCATGCGCCGAGGCGGCCATCCTGCTGACCAAGCTGGCGATAGCGCGGCAGAGCTCGGACAACGTCAGCGTCGTCGTCGTCAACCTCAGGAGGCGCCGCCCGAGATTCTGA